The Capsicum annuum cultivar UCD-10X-F1 chromosome 1, UCD10Xv1.1, whole genome shotgun sequence sequence ATAAAATGGATATACTTATTATTGGTGTAGTAGTATCTCAAACGCCAATAACTTTGTCGAACtcaatggaaaaaaataatttcatattatgaaacactaattggaaaaaaataatttcatatttttaacatacaaaaaaaaatataaatttttatataatagctTACTTGTTTGACGAAAATTATACCTTTCACTATTTTAGagtaagaaaaattgaaaaatataatatttttttttagagagaaatcggataattaagggtagaaatgggttattttttaatatagaataaatataagggAAGTGAATAGTATTATCCACGTGGACAGCCACATCAATATTTTTATCCACGTATCCGCACGTGTATTACATGCAGTGGACAGTGGACCGAAAAAGGTAGCGCGACATACTAGCTAAAAGAACAAGTTTAGAGTACTTAGAACTAGTAAAAATTTAGGTATATCATAAATAAAACGTGATAAGTTCAGGATAATTGATACTTCTCTCTGCACTAAAATATTGGAGTTGGACAATTAATAGACTAAAAGGAATGGTAAACATCTATTATGGAAAATCTGGTCCAATGACAATTTTCCAACAAAAAGACCCTACATTGTAGGACCAAAACCTTTAGAACCAAAAGGTACTTACAAATATGAacctataatatataattttaaaaaatgttatcGCATGAGATATTAAATTCATGTGAACTGCCATAACTACCAtagtaaattcaaaattttattatatatagatgGTCATATCTCTTCGCAGTAGAACACAAACCATTCGCAAAAATGACAACCATGAAAATGCTTATGATGTTAACAGTGgctacaattttatttttcagccACAAACAAGTGATCGTGGCGACAGAAGTCGTAGAGGCCAATGATTACCCAGACCCATGGGATTACCCAGACCCGTGGGATTACCCAGACCCATGGGATTACCCAGACCCGTGGGATTACCCAGACCCGTGGGATTACCCATATCCATGGGATGACCCATACCCATGGGATATCCCATGTGATTTCCCGTGGCCATTCCCCTGGCCACGACCATGGCCATGCCCTCCTCCACGACCACGACCTCGACCACGACCATGTCCACCGCCACCTCCGCCACCGTGTCCACCACCACCTCCACCTCTGCGCTCACCACCACCTCCACCTCCGCGCTCGCCACCGCCTCCACCAAGATCACCCCCTCCTACACCGTTTTCAGGGTGTTCTATTAGTGACCAAGAAAAGGTGAAGAAATGCATGTTCAACACAACTTCAATTGATGCATGTTGTCCGATATTCAAGAGCATACTTGGCACTAGTTGCCCTTGCTATAAGTATGCTGAGGATTTAGACAATCAAGTCTTGATCACTCTTGAAGCTTATTGTGATGTCGATAGCCCTTGCAAGCcggtaaattattatttttatccatCTTTTAAGATCGTTGACACTATCTGCAATcacttttataaaattgaactatttgaaatagtAATGGTGGAATtcaagaactaaaaaaaatattttatatctttttaaattgataaatattttgaaacaatTTTTTAGCTAATGTGACCAATAAAAATGACTAAACGAATATGTGAagtaattatttcatatttatgaataCAGAGTCCCCCTCCTCCAGTGACTCCCACTCCATTTTCGGATAGTTGCTCAGCTAGTGATAAAGAAAAGGTGAAGACATGCATGTTCAACACAACTTCAATTGATGCATGTTGCCCGACATTCAAGAGCATACTTGGCACTAGTTGTCCTTGCTATAAGTATGCTGAGGATTTGGATAATCAAGTCTTGGTCACTCTTGAAGCTTATTGTGATGTCGATAGCCCTTGTAGTGGTGTGCCAGTAAGTTATTATTTTTATCCATCTTTTAAGATTGTTGACACATTCTTTAAGAAAATTACTATCTACaatcatttttataaaattgtaCCATTTGAAATAGAAAGGGAggaattcaagaattaaatatatatatatatatatatatattcttaatctttttaaaatgatagatattttgAAACGATTTTAACTAATGTGACCAATAAAAATGACTGGAAGAATATGTGAAGTAGttttattcatcttttaaaattttgactCATTCGGTAAGAAAATTACTGCCTACAatcattttgataaaaatgtactATATGAGTGAGTATATGAGCATATTTTCTTGAAATAGTAAAGTTGtagttcaaaaattaaaaaaattattattctttcaaaaaaaaaattaatgatagaTATTTTGAAAC is a genomic window containing:
- the LOC107874004 gene encoding pollen-specific leucine-rich repeat extensin-like protein 2 isoform X2 → MTTMKMLMMLTVATILFFSHKQVIVATEVVEANDYPDPWDYPDPWDYPDPWDYPDPWDYPDPWDYPYPWDDPYPWDIPCDFPWPFPWPRPWPCPPPRPRPRPRPCPPPPPPPCPPPPPPLRSPPPPPPRSPPPPPRSPPPTPFSGCSISDQEKVKKCMFNTTSIDACCPIFKSILGTSCPCYKYAEDLDNQVLITLEAYCDVDSPCKPSPPPPVTPTPFSDSCSASDKEKVKTCMFNTTSIDACCPTFKSILGTSCPCYKYAEDLDNQVLVTLEAYCDVDSPCSGVPVIKLSKEE
- the LOC107874004 gene encoding extensin-2 isoform X1, translated to MTTMKMLMMLTVATILFFSHKQVIVATEVVEANDYPDPWDYPDPWDYPDPWDYPDPWDYPDPWDYPYPWDDPYPWDIPCDFPWPFPWPRPWPCPPPRPRPRPRPCPPPPPPPCPPPPPPLRSPPPPPPRSPPPPPRSPPPTPFSGCSISDQEKVKKCMFNTTSIDACCPIFKSILGTSCPCYKYAEDLDNQVLITLEAYCDVDSPCKPSPPPPVTPTPFSDSCSASDKEKVKTCMFNTTSIDACCPTFKSILGTSCPCYKYAEDLDNQVLVTLEAYCDVDSPCSGVPSPPPPVAPTPFSGCSASDKEKVKKCMFNTTSIDTCCPTFKSILGISCPCYKYAEDLGNLELITLQSYCKVDSPCTDLRASD